From the genome of Bubalus bubalis isolate 160015118507 breed Murrah chromosome 2, NDDB_SH_1, whole genome shotgun sequence, one region includes:
- the HMGCL gene encoding hydroxymethylglutaryl-CoA lyase, mitochondrial isoform X1 translates to MATVRRVLPRRLVGLATLRAVSTSSVGTFPKQVKIVEVGPRDGLQNEKNIVPTPVKIKLIDMLSEAGLPVVEATSFVSPKWVPQMADHAEVLKGIQKFPGVNYPVLTPNFKGFQAAVAAGAKEVAIFGAASELFTKKNINCSIDESLQRFDEILKAARAASISVRGYVSCVLGCPYEGKISPAKVAEVTKKLYSMGCYEISLGDTIGVGTPGAMKDMLSAVLQEVPVAALAVHCHDTYGQALANTLTALQMGVSVVDSSVAGLGGCPYAQGASGNLATEDLVYMLAGLGIHTGVNLQKLLEAGAFICQALNRRTNSKVAQATCKL, encoded by the exons ATGGCGACAGTGAGGAGGGTTCTCCCGCGGAGGCTGGTGGGCTTGGCGACCCTCCGGGCT GTCAGCACCTCATCTGTGGGTACGTTCCCAAAGCAAGTGAAAATTGTGGAAGTTGGTCCTCGAGACGGactacaaaatgaaaag AATATTGTACCTACTCCAGTGAAAATCAAGCTGATAGACATGCTTTCCGAAGCAGGACTCCCTGTGGTAGAAGCCACCAGCTTCGTGTCTCCCAAATGGGTTCCGCAG ATGGCTGACCATGCTGAAGTCTTGAAAGGCATCCAGAAATTTCCTGGCGTCAACTACCCAGTCCTGACCCCAAACTTCAAAGGCTTCCAGGCAGCG GTTGCTGCCGGAGCCAAGGAAGTGGCCATCTTTGGAGCCGCCTCTGAACTCTTCACCAAGAAGAACATCAACTGCTCCATAGATGAGAGTTTGCAGCGGTTTGATGAAATCTTGAAGGCAGCTCGGGCAGCCAGTATCTCTGTGCGGGG GTACGTCTCCTGTGTGCTTGGATGTCCCTACGAAGGGAAGATCTCCCCGGCTAAAGTCGCTGag GTCACCAAGAAGCTGTACTCCATGGGCTGCTACGAGATCTCCCTGGGGGACACCATCGGCGTGGGCACCCCTGGGGCCATGAAGGACATGCTGTCTGCTGTCCTGCAGGAGGTGCCAGTGGCAGCCCTGGCTGTCCACTGCCATGACACCTACGGCCAGGCCCTGGCCAACACCTTGACGGCCCTGCAG ATGGGAGTGAGTGTCGTGGACTCTTCCGTGGCAGGACTGGGAGGCTGTCCCTATGCACAGGGGGCGTCGGGAAACTTGGCCACCGAGGACCTGGTCTACATGCTGGCCGGCCTGGGCATTCACACG GGTGTGAACCTCCAGAAGCTCCTGGAAGCCGGGGCCTTCATCTGTCAAGCCCTGAACAGAAGAACCAACTCCAAAGTGGCTCAGGCTACCTGTAAACTGTGA
- the HMGCL gene encoding hydroxymethylglutaryl-CoA lyase, mitochondrial isoform X2, whose translation MATVRRVLPRRLVGLATLRANIVPTPVKIKLIDMLSEAGLPVVEATSFVSPKWVPQMADHAEVLKGIQKFPGVNYPVLTPNFKGFQAAVAAGAKEVAIFGAASELFTKKNINCSIDESLQRFDEILKAARAASISVRGYVSCVLGCPYEGKISPAKVAEVTKKLYSMGCYEISLGDTIGVGTPGAMKDMLSAVLQEVPVAALAVHCHDTYGQALANTLTALQMGVSVVDSSVAGLGGCPYAQGASGNLATEDLVYMLAGLGIHTGVNLQKLLEAGAFICQALNRRTNSKVAQATCKL comes from the exons ATGGCGACAGTGAGGAGGGTTCTCCCGCGGAGGCTGGTGGGCTTGGCGACCCTCCGGGCT AATATTGTACCTACTCCAGTGAAAATCAAGCTGATAGACATGCTTTCCGAAGCAGGACTCCCTGTGGTAGAAGCCACCAGCTTCGTGTCTCCCAAATGGGTTCCGCAG ATGGCTGACCATGCTGAAGTCTTGAAAGGCATCCAGAAATTTCCTGGCGTCAACTACCCAGTCCTGACCCCAAACTTCAAAGGCTTCCAGGCAGCG GTTGCTGCCGGAGCCAAGGAAGTGGCCATCTTTGGAGCCGCCTCTGAACTCTTCACCAAGAAGAACATCAACTGCTCCATAGATGAGAGTTTGCAGCGGTTTGATGAAATCTTGAAGGCAGCTCGGGCAGCCAGTATCTCTGTGCGGGG GTACGTCTCCTGTGTGCTTGGATGTCCCTACGAAGGGAAGATCTCCCCGGCTAAAGTCGCTGag GTCACCAAGAAGCTGTACTCCATGGGCTGCTACGAGATCTCCCTGGGGGACACCATCGGCGTGGGCACCCCTGGGGCCATGAAGGACATGCTGTCTGCTGTCCTGCAGGAGGTGCCAGTGGCAGCCCTGGCTGTCCACTGCCATGACACCTACGGCCAGGCCCTGGCCAACACCTTGACGGCCCTGCAG ATGGGAGTGAGTGTCGTGGACTCTTCCGTGGCAGGACTGGGAGGCTGTCCCTATGCACAGGGGGCGTCGGGAAACTTGGCCACCGAGGACCTGGTCTACATGCTGGCCGGCCTGGGCATTCACACG GGTGTGAACCTCCAGAAGCTCCTGGAAGCCGGGGCCTTCATCTGTCAAGCCCTGAACAGAAGAACCAACTCCAAAGTGGCTCAGGCTACCTGTAAACTGTGA
- the HMGCL gene encoding hydroxymethylglutaryl-CoA lyase, mitochondrial isoform X3 translates to MLSEAGLPVVEATSFVSPKWVPQMADHAEVLKGIQKFPGVNYPVLTPNFKGFQAAVAAGAKEVAIFGAASELFTKKNINCSIDESLQRFDEILKAARAASISVRGYVSCVLGCPYEGKISPAKVAEVTKKLYSMGCYEISLGDTIGVGTPGAMKDMLSAVLQEVPVAALAVHCHDTYGQALANTLTALQMGVSVVDSSVAGLGGCPYAQGASGNLATEDLVYMLAGLGIHTGVNLQKLLEAGAFICQALNRRTNSKVAQATCKL, encoded by the exons ATGCTTTCCGAAGCAGGACTCCCTGTGGTAGAAGCCACCAGCTTCGTGTCTCCCAAATGGGTTCCGCAG ATGGCTGACCATGCTGAAGTCTTGAAAGGCATCCAGAAATTTCCTGGCGTCAACTACCCAGTCCTGACCCCAAACTTCAAAGGCTTCCAGGCAGCG GTTGCTGCCGGAGCCAAGGAAGTGGCCATCTTTGGAGCCGCCTCTGAACTCTTCACCAAGAAGAACATCAACTGCTCCATAGATGAGAGTTTGCAGCGGTTTGATGAAATCTTGAAGGCAGCTCGGGCAGCCAGTATCTCTGTGCGGGG GTACGTCTCCTGTGTGCTTGGATGTCCCTACGAAGGGAAGATCTCCCCGGCTAAAGTCGCTGag GTCACCAAGAAGCTGTACTCCATGGGCTGCTACGAGATCTCCCTGGGGGACACCATCGGCGTGGGCACCCCTGGGGCCATGAAGGACATGCTGTCTGCTGTCCTGCAGGAGGTGCCAGTGGCAGCCCTGGCTGTCCACTGCCATGACACCTACGGCCAGGCCCTGGCCAACACCTTGACGGCCCTGCAG ATGGGAGTGAGTGTCGTGGACTCTTCCGTGGCAGGACTGGGAGGCTGTCCCTATGCACAGGGGGCGTCGGGAAACTTGGCCACCGAGGACCTGGTCTACATGCTGGCCGGCCTGGGCATTCACACG GGTGTGAACCTCCAGAAGCTCCTGGAAGCCGGGGCCTTCATCTGTCAAGCCCTGAACAGAAGAACCAACTCCAAAGTGGCTCAGGCTACCTGTAAACTGTGA
- the GALE gene encoding UDP-glucose 4-epimerase — MAEKVLVTGGAGYIGSHTVLELLEAGYSPMVIDNFHNAIRGGGSMPESLRRVQDLTGRSVEFEEMDILDQAALQRLFKKHSFMAVIHFAGLKAVGESVQKPLDYYRVNLTGTIQLLEIMRAHGVKNLVFSSSATVYGNPQYLPLDEAHPTGGCTNPYGKSKFFIEEMIRDLCQADKAWNAVLLRYFNPIGAHASGCIGEDPQGIPNNLMPYVSQVAIGRREVLNVFGNDYDTEDGTGVRDYIHVVDLAKGHIAALRKLKEQCGCRIYNLGTGTGYSVLQMVQAMEKASGKKIPYKVVARREGDVAACYANPSLALKELGWSAALGLDRMCEDLWRWQKQNPSGFGTQA; from the exons ATGGCAGAGAAGGTGCTGGTAACAGGTGGGGCTGGCTACATTGGTAGCCACACTGTCCTGGAGCTGCTGGAGGCAGGCTATTCGCCCATGGTCATTGACAACTTCCATAACGCCATTCGTG GAGGGGGCTCTATGCCTGAGAGCCTGCGGCGGGTTCAGGATCTGACAGGCCGCTCTGTGGAGTTTGAGGAAATGGACATCTTGGACCAGGCAGCTCTACAACGTCTCTTTAAGAAG CACAGCTTCATGGCAGTCATCCACTTTGCGGGGCTCAAGGCTGTGGGTGAGTCAGTGCAGAAGCCCCTGGATTATTACAGAGTCAACTTGACAGGAACCATTCAGCTTCTGGAG ATCATGAGGGCCCATGGGGTGAAGAACCTGGTGTTCAGCAGCTCAGCCACCGTGTACGGGAACCCCCAATACCTGCCCCTGGACGAGGCCCACCCCACAGGTGGCTGTACCAACCCCTATGGCAAGTCCAAGTTCTTCATCGAGGAAATGATCCGGGACCTGTGCCAGGCAGACAAG GCCTGGAATGCAGTGCTGCTGCGGTATTTCAACCCCATAGGCGCCCATGCCTCAGGCTGTATCGGCGAGGATCCGCAGGGCATCCCCAATAACCTCATGCCCTATGTCTCCCAG GTGGCAATTGGGCGACGGGAGGTACTGAATGTCTTTGGCAACGACTATGACACGGAGGATGGCACAG GCGTCCGGGATTACATCCACGTTGTGGATCTGGCCAAAGGCCACATCGCAGCCTTGAGGAAGCTGAAGGAGCAGTGTGGCTGCCGG ATCTACAACCTGGGCACGGGCACAGGCTATTCGGTGCTACAGATGGTCCAGGCCATGGAGAAGGCCTCTGGGAAGAAG ATCCCATACAAGGTGGTGGCCCGGCGTGAAGGCGACGTGGCTGCCTGTTATGCCAACCCCAGCCTGGCCCTCAAGGAGCTGGGCTGGTCAGCAGCCCTAGGGCTGGACAGGATGT GTGAAGATCTATGGCGCTGGCAGAAGCAGAATCCTTCAGGCTTTGGTACGCAGGCCTGA